One stretch of Paraburkholderia fungorum DNA includes these proteins:
- a CDS encoding response regulator transcription factor, protein MTHKIRVAVADDHHCVRAGIRYLLQDNPNIEVVGEASDTHGLAVLLDAHPCDVVVSDIGMPGIDGASNSVSFLRRVLRGGPRPNVIVLTMNCHPPMLGGLLNIGVTGIVSKRDAVSALIDAIEAVVAGEIYLSEQASIAIGSADPEPQLRAGVLSAREWEVFQLYVQGMAVSRIAARLQRSGKTISTQKRSAMRKLGLETDSELIEYARQIGLA, encoded by the coding sequence ATGACACACAAGATACGCGTCGCCGTGGCCGACGATCATCACTGCGTTCGTGCCGGCATCCGGTACCTGCTGCAGGACAACCCGAATATCGAGGTCGTCGGTGAGGCATCCGACACGCATGGTCTGGCGGTACTGCTGGATGCTCACCCGTGCGACGTTGTCGTCTCGGATATCGGCATGCCGGGAATCGACGGCGCGAGCAACTCGGTGTCGTTCCTGCGCCGCGTGTTGCGAGGCGGGCCGCGTCCTAACGTCATTGTGCTGACCATGAATTGTCATCCGCCTATGCTCGGCGGCCTGCTGAACATAGGTGTGACTGGAATCGTCAGTAAGCGTGACGCCGTGTCGGCTTTGATCGACGCGATCGAGGCCGTCGTTGCCGGTGAGATTTATCTGTCGGAGCAAGCGAGTATCGCGATCGGGAGCGCTGATCCGGAGCCACAGCTCCGCGCCGGCGTGCTCAGCGCACGTGAGTGGGAGGTGTTCCAGCTCTACGTGCAGGGCATGGCGGTGAGCAGGATTGCGGCGCGTTTGCAGCGTAGCGGCAAGACTATTAGTACGCAAAAGCGCAGTGCAATGCGCAAGCTCGGATTGGAAACAGACTCTGAACTGATCGAATACGCCCGGCAAATCGGCCTGGCCTGA
- the aqpZ gene encoding aquaporin Z, with protein sequence MVALGKRLCGEGIGTAWIVFVGCGSSVLDTRAVLQGYGGLEMSLAFGLAFITASYAFGKTSGAHFNPAVTVGFTVAQRFPVKDLLPYIVAQTLGAIAAAALLLYIANGRPGFDLGASEFAANGFGEHSPADYPMHSALVVEFVLSFAFVIASLSIVGREKLASIAPLVVGACLTLAYLVSIPVTNGSINPARSTAQALFVGNWALDQLWLFWAAPLAAGIVAGVLFPFLKESSDSSRVALADGQGDIA encoded by the coding sequence ATGGTTGCGTTAGGTAAGCGTTTGTGTGGCGAAGGAATCGGGACTGCGTGGATCGTGTTCGTCGGCTGTGGCAGTTCCGTGCTGGACACCCGTGCAGTTTTGCAGGGCTATGGCGGACTGGAGATGTCGCTAGCATTTGGTCTCGCATTTATCACGGCCAGTTATGCGTTCGGAAAGACCTCGGGCGCGCATTTCAATCCTGCTGTCACCGTCGGTTTTACTGTTGCACAACGTTTTCCCGTTAAGGATCTGCTGCCCTATATCGTCGCGCAAACTCTCGGCGCGATTGCGGCTGCTGCGTTACTCCTCTACATCGCGAACGGGCGCCCAGGTTTCGATTTAGGTGCGAGCGAATTCGCGGCTAACGGTTTTGGCGAACATTCTCCTGCCGACTATCCAATGCATTCGGCGTTGGTCGTCGAATTTGTGCTGTCTTTCGCGTTTGTCATTGCGAGCCTGTCGATTGTTGGCCGTGAAAAGCTGGCGTCGATTGCTCCGCTGGTCGTCGGCGCGTGCTTGACGCTTGCTTATCTGGTATCGATTCCGGTTACCAACGGTTCGATTAATCCCGCCCGCTCCACGGCTCAGGCGCTGTTTGTCGGCAATTGGGCGCTGGACCAACTGTGGCTGTTCTGGGCTGCACCATTGGCGGCTGGCATCGTCGCCGGGGTCCTGTTTCCCTTCCTGAAAGAAAGCTCCGATTCGTCACGCGTCGCGCTTGCGGATGGTCAGGGGGATATCGCGTGA